Part of the Toxotes jaculatrix isolate fToxJac2 chromosome 1, fToxJac2.pri, whole genome shotgun sequence genome, GGATGTGCCGGGCCTCCTGAGGGACCTTGAGGCTGCGCTGATCCACAGACTTTACACCCTTCACTCTGCGTGTCGAGGATAGAGACAGTGTACTGAAGTGTGTTCAGCCACACTGGTACGTGTGTTTGGGAGTCGTAGccataaactgtttcctgtgtgaataACAGACTGCAGACGCTGTCTGTCTGAACCAGTTATTCATCCTGTTCACTgggggagggggaaggggggagggaCTGTCACGCTCAGTGCGTGAGACTTGAGAACTCTGAGTCCTGAATGTAACGCTGGTTAGCTAATGCTATGCTAACTCTGGGCCTCAGACGTAAAGCTAGGTTACTACCATGGgtagtgagtgagtgggtgagtcaTGCTAACGTTAACGCGGACAAACAGCTCCGTGAACAACAGCTCGTTGTGTTCACGGGTCCAGCTGTGATGATGCTAaaccaggggtcggcaacccgcAGCTCCACAGCCGCATGTGGCGCTTTCACCCGTCTGCTGTGGCTCCCgctgactttggaaaataaataatgactatttaatttaaatggattttgtattttactttgtttttttaaatgtaattctaaatgtGAAGATTAATGTGACCttgtgacattaaaataaaacgcttttattttttttctcgcTCAAAATATGTCACATCCGCCGATGTGCGACGCATGGCAGCAAGATTTACTGAACTTTTCCCGTTTCATAAATACGAGGAGGACTCAAACAGACCATTTTATTTGAACGTAAGAATCAACCAAGCGTCTTTCTTCCGgactttgaaatgtttttgttacgtGCAGAAATAAAGTTTCGTGTTCTTTGTAtcagttcactgatttcataaaAGCAACACATAGTTTTTTATACGTAGCATACAGGTGCTTTCTTTTGGAgacggtccaaatggctctttgagtatttcaggttgccgacccctgtgCTGAACTGTGATTTAACAGCTCAGATTtcacatatgtaaatatgtgcATATTTTTGTGAATAAACATCTTAATaacacaaactgctgttaaaaataataataataataataatactaactGTGCACCGAACAAGCCTCACACGCAAACGGCTCCAAAGTCAACAGATTTATTTCCTTTAGCACTGAAGTTGTTCACAGTAACATCACAAGGGAATACATTGCCAGTGGTTATCCTGCTCAGTAGTAGCGCTCCGTGCTCCGAGTCCATTCTGTGTGCTCTGGATTCCCACAGTAGAAAAAGAGCAAAGCGAACAATGAAAGGTATTGCTTTAATTTTTCTCTCTGATAACCCAACACCCACCCAGCTGGTCTGAGTGAGCGACCCGATCTCCAGTGAGGTCCCTCTTTGAGAGAATGAGTAAGGAGGATGCATTGCACGGTTACTGTGTGCGCACAGTAAtcaaaaaggaggaagagggcaAGTGGACGGCGAaggaaatagaaataaaaaaaaaaaaataataagaaaaggcaaataaaaacaaatgcacataaagaacataaatacataaataagtgtggagagaaaaagggaacaGGAGAACAATTCCAACGACGACATGCAAAGAAAAGACGAATGCTGAACATGCAAACAACCGTACGCGGTCAAAGCTAAGAGTAGGAATCCCCTCGGTTTTTTAAATAAGCTTGTCAGTTAAACTCGGCTTATTTACAGAGTGAGTGTTTGGTGAGATCTGAGTCAGCATACACACAGGGGCAAGGAGGAGCTGACAATTATCAACAAAGGGTTTGTTCCTCTCAAAGAGGCTACGTCTACATTCTTAAATTACGGTAAATCATTTTCCGAACGTATATTACAAGGTTTCTCTCAAAATCCAGGAAAAGGAACAAACGCTCACAAACGTCTCGGTGATCCAATAACTTAAACATGACAAAATATCCTTAAATAATCTGACGTTCCTTCatataaataactgaaaataaattaataacaaaaaataaaagacaaaatacagttaagtacaaaaatatacacagcaGTTCAATATCGTCTGAAACCTGCAGATAATTCAAAGGAACctgaaaaatccaaataaaaacGGACACAGGTGGAGCTGAACCCGGATGTTTCACCTGGCAAACGGACACGTGATCGACGAGGCCAGGTCACAGCGGTCAGCGGCACCGTTCACCCGCGGGTTCCACGAGCTCGGTGACGTAGCGACTGGTCACAGGAGCGTAACGTGCGATCTCATCAGGAGCACGCGAACCTGGCTCAGTGACGTCAGTAAAGGTTTGCTGAAGCGGGAAACGGAGCTGATCCGGTTAGCAAGCCTGATAGCTTGGTTGCTAACGGGACAGTAAGTTCACGGTACAGCTGCGactaacgattattttcatgatcGGTTAATCTGCCCGTTACTTTCTGCATTGATCGATTAAATCGTTCAGTctatgaaatgttaaaaaacaggaaaaaatggCATCTGCAGGTTGTCATGGTGACGTCTCCAAACTGCTCGTTTAATCCGAAAACTAATTAAATATTCAGGTTCCTGTGTACGACAGAGATAATGAAGAttgattattattgattatcATGATCGACGCTGTCGATCGACTGAAAGCTGCGACTCTGGTTCACTCCTGTCTGCAAACCGTCTGCTCCCTCAAAGCCCAGCTCTGCGAACACGGCTTCTTATTGGTCAGTGACGCCTGACGCAGTCATTCACACGTCAGAGTTCAGAGTTCGGCCCCGCGAGCGACTCTTCCTCTGAAAGGACCGGATGCTGGTGACGCTGGAGTGACCGGGCCCACGCGCGGGAATACCACACAAAAACATGGCAACACAAGTGTAAAACATGATGTCACGGCTACACGCTTTGTACATACGAACATTGTTTAGTCTGTACAACTGAATATCATTCATTTATGTAGAatcaccccctcccccctccctcccccaaaATCCTGCTGCTCACAAAGAAAGACGTTAAAAAGAATTACAATCCAGCCAgcgtctgtccatctgtccatccgtccatccgtgtccagtttctccctctgctcctgctTCCTGATCCTGTTTGTCAGCGTGTGCAAGTCATTACATCCCtcaaagaagtgtgtgtgtgtgtgtgtgtgtgtgtgttgaggagtacatacagtgtgtgtgtttatgtacatgtgGAGGAatagaagacagagaaaggaggagggggacgTGTTGGACTGACAAACATCACTGTcttaaggcttttttttctttttccaactcTTCTGAgatgtctctgtgtttggtctggtGGGGCGAGGTGGACTCTACTGATGGAGAGAGGACTCGAAGAGggcgggggaggggggagtgaggtgggagggggggggggggcgtcctctgtctttccttcgGTTTCGGACTCTCGTGGTGGTGGCGGGCCGTGAGCGAGCCGCTGTCGGCCGGTCCCGAGGAGCCGCAGAGGTTAATAGTTATTATGGATGATCCCTGGTGGCAGAGACAAGTCAAGCCATCACACACGTGAGGaggacacacacccactgaCAGACCCCCGGGGACACAGAGAGGTGAAGGGAGGGACGACAAAGCTACATCTGCTACTTATTGTAAAATAGTGAAAGAGCCATTCCCATTATACGGTACAAAATTTATAGGCAAAAAgtagatttgtcttttttttgttttcactccgAACTAAAGGGCGAAGTTAGCAGCTCTCCTCTGCCGCTCGCTCGTTTAACGACCTACTCATGCACAGCTACCGCTCCTTAAGGTTGTTCCTGCGTCCTGTTGCCGGCAGCcgtctttgttttgtctttgccGGGGGGGCATTTAGAGTCATTGGGCGGGGGCTGGCTGGGCTTGCCGCCGGGGGCATGCTTGGCGGGGGAGCTAGGCGTGGCGGGGGCGCCGGGGGAGTGGGACGCTTGGACGGTCTTCTCGTCtgaaaaaagctgtttaattACGTCAAAGAAGTTACTCAACGGGCTGCCTACACAGatgggaagaaaagaaagaaaacagagagagagagagagagaacaaacaacAGATGAGCAATGGGGTTAacgtgaggagaggaggagatgctgatggagggatgagaggaggagcGGAGCCAGAGAAAAGGAGACTCTTCAGCCAGAACAGGTGCACGGGGAGGGGAAGGGTCATTAAGGCCGGAGGACGGAACGAGGACAGGTGAGAGGACACTGTCTCATTACTCACAGTGTGTGAGGACGCGTCGGCTTCAGAGTCTCAGTTTCTCCCGCTGAGAGAAGAACTAACAGGAGCAATGGAAGACGCTTCAGGTGTTAGTCAGTACCTGACGGCAGATCACATTCAAACCGATCAGCTGTTTAAATGTTTGGTTTAATCTCGGAGGGAAAACTCACATTCACCGAGTTCAACTGAAGAGTTTTAAACAGCGCAGAGGAAAAATGATGGAGATCGATCAATAATCAGTTTCATTAAACTgatcttttcttttattcaggAAGTTTTTGGCAGGAACGGGAGTTTTCCTTGCTGCTGTCGCCTTCAGTGTTCATGTTAGAAGCTGCACAGCTGAACTTTTTTAACGCAGGAATCTGCTCCTTTGTTTCCTGCCTTCCACAGTTCgttctctctcctccagacTTTTTCTCTGGACCGTTCCCTGCGTCTGAGCGTCTTCCAGCGCTCCTGTCAGCTCTCCGTCACATCAACATCCATCACAACAACATCCACCCGTTTAGACAAAGGCTCTGTGGTAAGTAAACGAGTCGTGAGTGGATCAGAACATGCAGCAGTACAGCACAGTGCACACATTAATACACAGTCACTGATCACGGCCGAGGTGAGTTGTGTCCCCCCGGTGAGTAAACACCCGGTCCCGCCTGTTGCTCCGTGTGTCCGTGAGAGTGAAGCCTCGCTGTAACTTACCATGACTCCTCTCCCGCACGGTGACTTcgtgtttgtggtgtttttgctCCAGTGATTTCAAACATGGACGTTTAAGAGGAGGTGGGAACAAACCAGTGTCAAGCGTCACCATGCAGAGGGTTACTGAGGTCActgcagagccacacacacattcacacgttCACGCGTTCACACAGTGACATGTTTCATCTTATCGAGCCACTGAAGCCACTGCGTCCCATCTGCAGGTGGAGAAACCAAACCAGAGAAAGACTGAAGAGTTttactgatttcatttttcataattCACCAGGAGTTTAAAACCTTAGGCTTAATAATGAATGAGGTTTAGGGTTTTTACATTAAAGTGACTTGTTAAGATGAACATacttcagctctctctctctcacacacacacacacacacactcgtgttAGTGCGAACAGGTCGTGTTGGTGACAGCCTCCAGGACGTTGCCAGTGTGTGTTAAAAGCCAGAGTTAGGGTGTCTTTGCCGGGAGCGCCCGGCCGCTCTGGGTCTTACCACGCTTGGAGGATTTACTGGGCAAAGAAGCCGAGCGCTGAGAGGCATCTGAGAGCAGAGGACAGTGTCAGAAACACCAACCGACGCACTGAGGCCCAGCGCGCCACCGACAGCCGGCTGacgtcaaacagcagcagcacactgacCGACACACTGACCGACACACTGACCGACACACTGACCGACACACTGACCAACACACTGCACCTCTGCTCACTTCAAGGACACTTCAAGACTTTTGAATGTTCAGCTCATTTTCCagtttccttcctgtttttttttctgttctctgctaACATACGACTTCCTCTATGTTCCAGTCGTCAGGTCGAAGACACCGCTCCACTGAGGGGAAACTACAGTCCACTGAACTGTCTTCAAAGATTCATGCACAGTAACTTATGTTTAACAGTTCTGGGTCACGCGTCTGTACGGTGACTGATGTAGAAACCAGGTCACGTTAGCAGCTGCTTCATCAGCTGATCACAGATGTGAACTGAATCCAAACATCTGGACTAACGCGGGTCCAGAATCAGCTGATGGTGTCAGTGCTCGTCGATCAGTCGGCTCATTAACCAGCTGGATTTACGCTGCTGATTGAGCTGCTCGGTTAATGAGACTCTGGAAAACAGGCTGAACATTGACTGtggcacacacacgcgcacacacacacacgcacgcgcgcacacacacacacagggtcatgTGTCTGCAGAGCTGTTAGGTTTTAGTCAGTCTGACCAAACACATGCAGAGTCTCTGGTTTTGCAGAGAGATCAACAAACAGCCacaggttgtgtttgtttgtttgtttgtttgtttgtttgctcctGAGCGTCTCAGTgcgacacacagcacagaacatGCTTCCTTCACTTCAGTACATGAGtcccacagctgtgtgtgaatggcAGCTGATCCAGaaccatggacacacacagagtctgaacCCGACCCCGTGAACGTCCGGCTCGGTGCAGGCCGGTTCGACCAGTCTGTGGGACGGTTCGTGTGCACGGTTCTGGATCGGCTTGTCATTCAGCATGCGAGTCGCTCGGATCGTCAGAGTGAAGCTGTGGATGAAGCAGGGTGGCGTGGAGAGGCAGgccagaggcagagagaggtggaCACATggacagagtgacagacagaggggggGTGGAGATGTGGGTTACTGGCACATCTATATGGTGGAGGTGACTGAGGCTGTGCATACAGTGCCTGATAACAGTTCCCATCTGTGGCAGTGACTGGCCAGACTGGTGTTACTGGTTCATTGTGTTCAGGTGATGGTTCGGATTTTTGGACTCTGGTTTGCAAAAGTGAAATAAACCAACTGGAACATGAACGAGTGACGGACCCAGCGTTCATGAGAACAACATCCCCTGTGGTTGTTTCACAATAAAGGTCAACAACTgccttcacattaaaaacactttattgTGAAACAACCACAGGAAGTGTTGTGTTAGTAGCAACAGGACTTTACACATTATCTTTAACTCGCTGCAGCAAAAGAGTGAAGCAGAAACTGCTGAACAGAATTCACTGTCTCCATCAGTCAGTCgggtttttactgtttttggattttttactttttatactGTAAAAAATTAATGTAACCTTCTtctttctgcactttatcccgTTTTCTTTTGAGCCGTATAACAAGTAAGTTTCCTCTGTGGGATAAATAAGGTCATGTCACCatctgccacttttttttttaaataaataagacttTAGAGTTTGACAGAAAAACATTCAGTACATTTGCTGCTGCATCTGTTGTTTTACAACCACTGTCCCTCTGAGAGACCAGAGACCAGGACCTCTTCTCACCCAGTAACACGTCTGCATCCTAAaggcagctctgtgtgtgtgtgtgggggggggttgtagtTCCTCTGCTTCACCACCAGAGGGGACCATTATCAAGTAAATAACCACATACAACAGCAGGAGCACTACAGTGTCACACTAACAAACCAAACTAACGAGGACAGCTGGAGAACACACAGTCACGCTTTCTTTTCTCCCATGTTTCTGGATCCATCCATTCATGTTCAGGCAGCCCCGGAATTCTCCGTCACACCAAAGATCTGTGGGAAAGTTTCTGTCCTCTGACGGGACGAGACTGTGGCGCTACACCCTGAAAATTACAAATGGACTCTGACACCTGGacaccttcctccctccctcacacagACGTCTGCATGTCCTAATGCACGAGCTAATCCACATGTGTACAGATGTGTGATGGTCCTTTAGTGTTTTCTGCTGAGTCAGACGCTGGGTGAGgccgagctgctgctgcagaggtggaggaggaagaggaggatgagcgatgtgtcagccctgtgaacGAGCAGCTAGAGCTCCGTGAGTAACGCTATACcgtgtactctgtgtgtgtgtgtgtgtgtgtgcacgccaTGGTATGTGGCAGGGACATGCACGTGGAGATGCCGTGTGCTAAAAGCAGTGTGCCGAGCCGAGCTGTGCCGGGCGGGTCCGAGCCAAGGTGGGCCGCGGGTGTAGCTGTGCTGTGAGGAGAGCCAGGATGccgggagggagggaggctgtgaggagaggaggagaaggaggaggaggggtgggggtatAGGCGTGGTTGAGGGCGGGTGGCGAGGGGCTGCACTTACCAGAGATCTGGGGCTGGATGCCGGGCTGGTCGTTGGAGCTGAGCAGCTGAGCCTGGATCGTCTCCACCACACGTTTGAAACGTCGGCTGGGACCTGATGAGAGCGGAGCTTCGTTATTCTTCGTTTATTACTTTTCCTcttatgaaatattaaataggAAACGTTCATTTGATCTAATTGAGCCTCAGTCACTTATTTAACTGGGGGAAAGTTTGTTTGATGAACTGACATCAAATCTCAttaaatctttgtgtttttctgtaaacaaatgttaaataaatgcagttCAGTAAAAAGTGTCGTCGTTTCCTCTGAAATCTACAAGTACATACAGGACTGCAGTACATGTACGGTGTGTTTACCTGAGAGCAGGGTGAAGGTGACGGAGTAGATGCCGTTCTCCTTGGTGGCGCTGGTGCTCTCCGTGTAGGTGATGTCCACCTGGAACTTTACAGGCTTCTGGAAAACCGTCGGACCAGCTGAGGACTTGTACTCCGCCCGGAAACTGGTCTGAGAGATGACGCTGTGGCTCAGACTGGGGATCTGAGGGGGGGTAAACAGACTCTGAGTCAGCAGCAACACGGACAAACAGCTTCTGCATCAGCTAAGATGGCAGCATGGACACATGAGGAAgggacaacagcagcaggagacgATGAAGAAACTGCTGCACACAACACGGAAACACGGGGACAGCATGGAGACACAACACGGAGACAGAAGCTGTGACTGTGCAGCTACCTTCAGTCCTACAGATATTTCTCTGTGCCCGACAGCTGCTTTGGGAATTTGTCTGTTTCTAGCAGGGACAGTGTGAAAGTTCGTGAGACTTGAAGGtcagagacaggtgtgtgtccacagagaagaagacaacGCAGCTCaaaccaaactgcagcagctccGTGTCACCGTCACACAGAGGAACAGCTAAAGGCTAAACTCTGCTGACCAGTCTGTTCACAGACACTGGTCCAGTCTCAGCATCTTTAGTTGGAGAGGACACATGAAACATCtgttttccacagcagaggACGTGTGGTGTCACCTCAGCTGCAGCGTCCTCTCCAAACCAACCTGGACACTCGGTCAGGTCTCTGCCTAAAGCCTGAGTAACACACACTTCTCTGGATGATGCAGGACAGTGAACGTGAGAGGATTCATCAGACGGTGGACAGACTCACAGAGAGGAAGGCGTGGACGATGTCGGCCTTTATGGAGCTCAGAGGTTTGTCTCTGATCACGATGAAGAtctgctcctctttctccagGTTGATGAAGTTTCCGAACCACGACTTCTTAGCCAGCCTGCACGGAGGAGACGCCGAGGTTAAACTGAGGTTTTCTTATCCTGATCCTACATCTCCTAAAACTTCCTTCAACCAAATTTTCCAATATtagaaataaacagagaaataagTAAAACACAGTAATGTTGAACATGGAGCAGCTAAATGAACGTTctgattctgtttttcttttctttcttagcCTGCTAACATGCATCACTTCAACATGCTGTAACATCAAgctgacattttaaacatgGGCAACAGGAAATAATGGAAACCATAAAATCAGTCAGTTCAACACTGTTCACGTTTCACAGCCTGACTCTGGTGTGTCGCTGCGTCACTCACTCTGGAGAAGAGTCTGGGGTGAGACTGGACATGTCCTCCTGGGTTGGAACTGTGGGTGCaaacagaggtcaaaggtcacagagcCACGCAGGTGCAGTGTGATAAATCACAGGCATCCTGTAGATACACGCCCATAAAGACATTTCTCTTTGCGCTGCATCTCCACCGTTTATTTTGGATTCAATAAAAActttatcagtcagtgtaaatGAGAACATTTGGCCTCGTTGCCTGGAAGGATTTCAGCAAACTACCAGAGAGGCAACGAGAAAACCACCTAGAataagcagaagaaaaaaaatggtcaaTTTCCCGCTTCCTGTAATGAGATAGTTATCGTGTGTTGGACACGTCCAGAGGCGTCTGCTCCTCCTGATGAAGCTGGCAGCAGGTGAACCGCAGCTAAAGACCGCCATTAGGGACACACGGAAGATTTGTATTTATTCCCCTGAGCCAGAAGAATGCAGTTAGCTGCATAAACACACTGCGCTGAATCGATTATCATACAGATCAGAACGATGATCTGAATAAATCATAAACAAGTCTTTAatccccccccaccacctcccctcccctcccctcctgccCCACcgcctcccctcccctcccaccatctcccctcccctcccgcctcccctcccctcccaccccaccgcctcccctcccctcctgccCCCCTACCTTGCATTTTCCTGCGGTGGAAGCGCGGCGAGCCCAGGAAACTGTTCTTGATGGAGTTGAGGCGCGTCCTCCAGGGCATGCCGCCGATGGAGGGGCTGGGAGGGGGCGTCGGGCTGGGCGTGCCAGCCGGGCTGTCCTTGGGTGTGTGTACCGGGGTGCCTTTAGGGGTGGGGAGAGGGCTCCCTCTtggggaggggtgaggggtcACCTGCGTGATGGGGACAGATTTGCCATTGTGGTCAGGGTGGAGGTGGTGGCGGCGGAGGGGCGACATAGGAGGCAcgggggagagagggatggagagttTGGGCGGGATGGTGAGGGGAGGGTGGCGTCTCACCCGGGGGCTGTTGGGGATGCAGGGAGCCAGAGGCTGACTGGGCGTGGAGGGCTCAGATTTGGGGGCTGTGTGGGTCTGGGCTGAGCTGGGGAGTGGGTTGGACCTGGTGGTCTGCAGGGGCTTCTCAGACACTTTGGGCTTGGCGGGGAGGGTCTGCGTGCGGGGATGCATGAGGGGGGACCCCATCTTTGGCTGGTAGGAGTTGGGCGTGCGGGGCCCCACCCCGTTAAGGCGGACCTCGGGGGAGTGTGTGGGGCTGCAGTTGGGGGACTGACACAGGTCTGGGGACTGGGGAGGGACGAAAAACCGACGATTGGGCTGCGATTGGTCATGCGCCGTTAGACGTGACGGGTCAGCCAATGAGAAAGCAAGGCCACAGCCGGAGGAACACCACAGCCCGATAAAGATAAAGGGACAttcccataaaaaaaacacacaccagggaaaaaaaaaaaaggagcaacgTGGCAGATGGGTTGAGAGGTGGAGCAGGCAGGAAGTGGTGAGAgtgcaagaaagaaagaaaaacagaacatgcGATTAGCACAGTGATTAGCCAATCAGGAGGCAGCAGTGGAGCATTCATGACGCATTAACTGTAGGGATGCACCGAGGTTAAACCTCACTGAGAAAAACTCTACACAACAGCTACACACCGACAGTGAAACCTGAGGGTTTTTCATTCAGTAATTCAGGATGAGATGAttcacatttctgctgtttcctgtgtgttttcttcactCAGTGCAAATTCAAAATGAAgaaagtgagtgtgtgatggTCACTGTGGGAACCAGTTAATCGCATTGGTGACTTCTGTCCGATacatcggtgcatccctaatcaCCAGCGAGTGAACCAGCTCGAAAGCTAACGGATGTAGCTTCACCCTCCACCCGGGAAAGCGGCTGCGGTGCATGCACAGTGCTGTGGGATGAATGAGCAGaccacaggtcagaggtcagacagcGACCCGTCAGCCTGCGTGTGGGATTTACATCAGGTCATACTCTCATGTTACGTCAGTGAACAGGAAGAGTTGGGTGGACACattgatgagaaaaaaaaatattaaaatgtaaactTATCAATTACGGAGAAGGACacgatatttttaaaaaatctttatcCAGATAACgaaaacatttcagacactGATGATTATCCACAGCACACGTGTGGAGAATCTTTACTGATCTGTTCACGTTTTATTCTCTCTCCCTGACTGAAATGTCCCCGACATTTTTATAAATTTGACCACAAATGGATCAGAACAAGCAGCTTTGTACAGTAATTCAAGGGCATGAAGGGCACATTATCAGGCTGAGTCTGCCCGATCACAAGCCAAAGGttgagaaagaagaaggagaatgTTCCAGAATGAGGCCTGATGACTTTTTAAACTAAAACCTGCCTCTTCTCAGTTCGTCTTCACACTGGCAGAACATAAAGAGCCTGAAAGAATAAAACAGCGACACTCATCATGAGCAGAGGTTTCTGTGAACGTCTGAAGAGACACGGTCTGAAGAGACACGGTCTGAAGAGACACGGTCTGTGTCCTCGCTGAGGACATGCAGGCTGATGTTCAATTcgcctctgctctgtctctgcagcagcagttttcacGGCCCCTGTTCTGGTCAAACGTTCGTCACCAGATCTGATTCAGAGTCTGGAGCTGGAGCCACCGATGGATCTAATGTTCTGTGACGTACAGTAGGGCCTGCCTTAAAGTGTCCAcggtgaggtcaaaggtcaaaccaCGACCTTGTTGAGGATGCCAACTCTCAGCTCTGTGAGCTTTTATAACATAAAATCAGTGTCgatggaaaaacaacagtgagcAGCTGTCTGAGGAAGCGACTGAGCCTTttcccaaaataaaactaaacatgtgtaaagtgtgtttttaaGATTTCTGTCTTCTGAGACCGTCTtagagccacagacagaaatttgttgacagtaaataaaacatgttgatCTGTCGTCTTCACCTGTCGCCAGGTGAACGAGTAACAGTCTCATTTAGGCTCCACTGAACGTCACACAGGCTCATGATGAAGTCGTGTATGAGCTGCTGATGACAGGGTGAAGTGAAGGATATCTGCATGTGAGCATAACAACAAACCCGCAGAGAGCCAGCCAGTGAAGTGCATTGTGGGAAACCAGTCAGTTTGTGGGAGGGACGGACACTTACCCTGGGACTGCTGAGAGGACTGGTGGACAGACCGGAGGACGCTCCGCTGATCGACCGCGATCtacacacgaacacacaaaGTGAGATTACTACACAAAAAATGACACAATGCACTGgatcacacaacacacaacacacagttcTACAcaacgacacacacacaagacacacgtACAGACACCAGGCCTGAGCCTGACGGCTGATCTGAGCT contains:
- the LOC121185637 gene encoding serine/threonine-protein kinase BRSK2-like, with protein sequence MSSSGKDANSGHYANYVGPYRLEKTLGKGQTGLVKLGVHCVTCQKVAIKIVNREKLSESVLMKVEREIAILKLIEHPHVLKLHDVYENKKYLYLVLEHVSGGELFDYLVKKGRLTPKEARKFFRQIISALDFCHSHSICHRDLKPENLLLDEKNNIRIADFGMASLQVGDSLLETSCGSPHYACPEVIRGEKYDGRKADAWSCGVILFALLVGALPFDDDNLRNLLEKVKLGVFHMPHFIPPDCQNLLRGMIEVDASKRLTLEQIQKHTWYLAGKNEPEPEQPVPRKVAIRMLASAEEIDPDVLESMHSLGCFRDKDKLTKDLLSEDDNQEKMIYFLLLDRKERYPSHEDQNLPPRNEIDPPRKRVDSPMLSRHGKRRPERKSMEVLSVTEGGSPVPVRRAIDMATHGQRSRSISGASSGLSTSPLSSPRVTPHPSPRGSPLPTPKGTPVHTPKDSPAGTPSPTPPPSPSIGGMPWRTRLNSIKNSFLGSPRFHRRKMQVPTQEDMSSLTPDSSPELAKKSWFGNFINLEKEEQIFIVIRDKPLSSIKADIVHAFLSIPSLSHSVISQTSFRAEYKSSAGPTVFQKPVKFQVDITYTESTSATKENGIYSVTFTLLSGPSRRFKRVVETIQAQLLSSNDQPGIQPQISGKCSPSPPALNHAYTPTPPHASQRSASLPSKSSKRVTSVTLCMVTLDTGLFPPPLKRPCLKSLEQKHHKHEVTVRERSHASVVCSLSLSLCFLSFLPICVGSPLSNFFDVIKQLFSDEKTVQASHSPGAPATPSSPAKHAPGGKPSQPPPNDSKCPPGKDKTKTAAGNRTQEQP